Sequence from the Mesorhizobium sp. PAMC28654 genome:
TGCCCAATGTCGGCGAGGTCATCGAGGCGGTCAAAGCCGTCACGTATCGCTGAACCGGGCGGGAGGAAAACATGCCAATCAACATCACCATGCCGGCCCTCTCGCCAACGATGGAAGAGGGCAATCTGTCCAAGTGGCTCGTGAAGGAAGGCGACAAGGTTTCGCCGGGTGACGTGATCGCCGAAATCGAGACCGACAAGGCGACGATGGAGGTCGAAGCCGTTGATGAGGGCACGGTTGCGAAGCTGGTCGTTCCAGCCGGTACCGAAGGCGTCAAGGTCAATGCTCTGATCGCTATTCTTGCCGCGGAAGGCGAGGATGCTGGCGCTGCCGCAAAGGGCGGTGGCGACGCCGCGCCGGCTAAGGTTGAGGCTCCGAAGGCTGAGGCCGCCAAGGCCGAAGCACCAAAGGCTGAGGCACCAAAGGCCGATGCACCAAAGGCCGGACCTGCCGCTGCCGCACCCAAGACGGAAGCCGCGCCTGCCGCCAATGGTCATGCCGGTGGTGAGCGCACCTTTGCCTCGCCGCTTGCACGTCGCCTTGCCAAGGACGCCGGCGTCGATGTGTCCTCGGTAACCGGCACCGGCCCGCATGGCCGCGTGGTGAAGGCCGACGTTGACGCGGCGATTGCCGGTGGCGGCGCCAAGACGGCTCCCGCAGCCAAGGCAGCGCCTGCAGCTGCTCCGGCGGCTCCCGCCACCACAGCGGCGTCTGCACCCAAGGCCATGTCGGACGATCAGGTGCTGAAGCTGTTCGAACCCGGCTCCTATGAACTCGTCCCGCATGACAACATGCGCAAGACCATCGCGCGCCGCCTGGTCGAGGCCAAATCAACCATTCCGCATTTCTACCTGACGCTCGACTGCGAACTCGATGCGCTCTTGGCGCTGCGCACGCAGCTCAACGCGGCGGCGCCGATGAAGAAGACCGACAAGGGCGAAGCGCCCGCCTACAAGCTGTCGGTCAACGACATGGTGATCAAGGCGATGGCCATGGCATTGAAGGCGGTGCCGGATGCCAATGCCTCGTGGACCGAAAGCGCCATGGTCAAGCACAAGCATGTCGATGTCGGTGTCGCCGTCTCGATCCCCGGCGGCCTGATTACGCCGATCATCCGCAAGGCGGACGAAAAGACGCTGTCGGTGATCTCCAACGAGATCAAGGATCTTGCCAGCCGCGCCCGCAGCCGCAAGCTGAAGCCGGAAGAGTACCAGGGCGGCACCACGGCGGTGTCCAACCTCGGCATGTTCGGCATCAAGGACTTTGCCGCGGTCATCAACCCGCCGCATGCGACGATCCTTGCGGTTGGTGCCGGCGAGCAGCGGGCCGTGGTGAAGAACGGCG
This genomic interval carries:
- a CDS encoding pyruvate dehydrogenase complex dihydrolipoamide acetyltransferase, with the translated sequence MPINITMPALSPTMEEGNLSKWLVKEGDKVSPGDVIAEIETDKATMEVEAVDEGTVAKLVVPAGTEGVKVNALIAILAAEGEDAGAAAKGGGDAAPAKVEAPKAEAAKAEAPKAEAPKADAPKAGPAAAAPKTEAAPAANGHAGGERTFASPLARRLAKDAGVDVSSVTGTGPHGRVVKADVDAAIAGGGAKTAPAAKAAPAAAPAAPATTAASAPKAMSDDQVLKLFEPGSYELVPHDNMRKTIARRLVEAKSTIPHFYLTLDCELDALLALRTQLNAAAPMKKTDKGEAPAYKLSVNDMVIKAMAMALKAVPDANASWTESAMVKHKHVDVGVAVSIPGGLITPIIRKADEKTLSVISNEIKDLASRARSRKLKPEEYQGGTTAVSNLGMFGIKDFAAVINPPHATILAVGAGEQRAVVKNGEIKVATVMSVTLSTDHRAVDGALGAELLVAFKRLIENPMGMLV